DNA from Symphalangus syndactylus isolate Jambi chromosome 22, NHGRI_mSymSyn1-v2.1_pri, whole genome shotgun sequence:
gcagcccccacccccggccctcACACCTTTGATGCTGGTCTCCCTCCTCCCGAGGGCGTCTCTGCCGCAGCCAGCCTGGCTGCCTCTCAGCCCACGCGGCCCCCCGGAGCCCGAGGCCCCGTTTCCCAGATGGGCAGGCTGAGGAGAGTTGAGGCCGCGGCTCTGCCAGCTCAGGAAGGGTGGGCTGGTTCCCGGCGCTAGGGCCAGGCTGGCAGTGCTGGCAGGGGCGGGGCAGTGGGGGGTCTTCAGCAGTCCCAGCCAGTCCCCCTGGAAGGGAGGGGGCACCCCACTGCCCAGGGCCACTGTCCAGAGAACCTGCAGGGTGGTGGGCCTCCCTTGAAGGGTGCCGGCTGGAGAGCTGTGAGGTGTGCACTCAGGCTGGCCCTCCATGCTTCCAGGGTTGGGCAGTTCTCCTGCAGCCTGCTCTCTGTTGCCTCTGGCCCTCAGCCCCCAGATGGACGGATGCACAGGCCCCTCCAGGGCGCCGGGTCCCTCCAGCACATTGCGGGGGTGGTCACCAGGAGAGCAAGCAGATAGCGGATGCCTGAGGAGTGGGGGGAGGAGTTGGGTgggaggagtgggaggaggaatggggggaggaggaggtagagtggggggaggaggggagaggtggggaggggggagaggagtgggggaggagtggggggaggaggggagaagtgtgggggaggaagggagaagagttGGGGGAGGACGAGGAAGagtaggggaggaggggagaggagtaggggagaagtgggggaggaggggagaggagtggggaaGGAGTGGGGCgaagaggggagaggagtggggagaggagtgggggaggaggggagacgagtgggggaggagtgggaggaagaggagagaggagtggggggaggagggagatgaggagtggggggaggagggagatgaagagtgggggaggaggggagaggagtggggaagagggggggaggagggggaagagtggggggaggaggggagaggtatgggggaggaggggagaggtgtgggggaggaggggagaggagtgggggaggagggagatgagTGGGGGAAGGAGTGGGATGAGGagtagggggaggagggggaagaggggggaggaggggagaggtgtgGGAGAagagtgggggaggaggggagagagtgggggaggagtggggggaggagggagacgagtgggggaaggagtggggggaggagggggaagagtggggggaggaggggagaggtggggaggagtggggggaggaggagggaggaatatgggaggagggaagaggagtggggggaggagggagatgagtgggggaaggagggggaagagTGGGCGGAGAAGgggggaggagtgaggagtggggaggagtggggggaggaggggagaggagtgggggaggagggagatgagTGGGGGAAGGAGTGGGATGAGGAGTGgggggagaagggggaagaggggggaggagggggaagagtggGGGGAGGACGGGAGAGGAGTGGGGGAGGAGcggaggagggggaggaatgtgggaggaggggagagaagtgggggaggagggagatgagCAGGGGGAAggagtgggggaggagggggaagagtggggggagaaggggagaggtgTGGGGGAGGAGTGGGGGTAGGAGGGAGATgagtggggggaggaggggaaagagtagggggaggaggggagaggagtgggggaggagcggaggagggggaggaatgtgggaggaggggagagaagtgggggaggagggagatgagtgggggaaggagtggggggaggagggggaagagtggggggaggagggaagaggagtcAGGGTGGAGTGAGGGGCTCAGGGCATCAGGCTCTGGCTGCGTCCACAGAAGCCCCGTGTGCTTGCCCTGCTGGTGCCCCTGGCATTGGGACGTCAGGGTTCTGATTCCCCCAAGGGCGGCCATGGGTCCTTCTCCTGGCCAGCAATGCCTTCCCTGGGTCTGCCCTGAGTGTCCCCCGCTGCCCTGGGGTCCCAGCTCTCTGCGCAGCCTCAGTGCGCTAGCCCCGTCCCATCCCTTCAGCCATCCCAGGCCTCAGGACCTGAGTTCTCCGATGCCCACATGACATGGCTGAACTTTGTCCGGCGGCCAGACGATGGCACCTCGAGGAAGCGGTGTGGAAGCAGGGACAAGAAGCCGGTGAGCCCCGCCCGGGCTGCTGCAGGGTCTGAGCGTGGGACAGGGTGTGGTGGTAGCTCCCACTGGGACCCTCACCTTCTTCTTCTGTCTTCCCCCAGTGGGATCTCTTCGGTCCCCCAGGACCTCCTGGGCCCCCTGGTCCCCCAGGACCTCCAGGTGCAGAAGTGACCCCGGAGACTCTGCTTCTCGAGTTTCAGGAGCTGCTGAAAGGTCAGCCGCCCTGCACTGCCCAGAGTCCAGACGTACCTGGGCCCCGCGCTGACCCTGCTGGCCACCTGTGCCCTCCTCCCCACAGAGGCCACGGAGCACCGGTTCTCAGGGCTTCTGGACCCGCTGCTGCCCCAGGGGGTGGGCCTTCGGCTGGTGGGCGAGGCCTTTCACTGCCGGCTGCAGGGCCCCCACCGGGTGGACAAGCGGACGCTGGTGGAGCTGCATGGTTTCCAGGCTGTGAGTGGGGCCAGAAGCTTAGAGCAGGGCGTTGGGTGGGCCACACAGGCAAGACGGGACCATACACACCGCCGGACACTCATGGGGCACGCACgtgggttgggggttgggggcggGGCTCGGAGGGCGAGGGGCTGCCTCGGGTCAGGTTTGGGAGGCCCTGGGGGCCCAGATCACACTTTATGCCCAGACTGAGCGTGGGTCTCCGGTAGCCGGGAGGTAGGGAGACCCTCCAAGTGTGGACTCGAGGGTCAGTGCGGTCGGTGCCCACAGTGAGCATGAGGCTCCCGGGGAGACCTTCTCTGAGTGAGGGGCTGTCGTTTGCAGGCACCTTCCCCAGGCGGGGTCTGTGGGATGGGGGCCAGGCCCCACGCTGGCCACTCACCCGCTGCCCCTCACAGCCTGCTGCCCAAGGTGCCTTCCTGCGAGGCTCCGGTCTGAGCCTGGCCTCAGGTCGGTTCACAGCCCCCGTGTCCGGCATCTTCCAGTTCTCTGCCAGTCTGCACGTGGGTGAGCCGGATGGGGCTGTGTGCCGTGTGCTGTGACGGGGCTGGGGCTGAGCTTTCTGGGGGTGCCTGGCATCACTGGCCCTGGGTGCGGGTCCCATTAGAGATCTGCCCTCTGCTCCATGGGGGGCCTTGTACCAGGCATGGGGTCCCTGCTACATGCCCGGCCTCAGgcgccccctccccagccccagcagcCACTCCTGGGCCTGTCCTCGGCCGTGTGCCCTGAAgcccctccccaccagcccccaccccgccccccatgCACCACCCTCCCCAGGGCTGTCTCCGCAGACCACAGTGAGCTGCAGGGCAAGGCCCGGCTGCGGGCCCGGGACGTGGTGCGTGTTCTCATCTGTATTGAGTCCCTGTGCCAGCGCCACACGTGAGTGACCTCAGCCCCCGCTCCAGACGGCAGCCCCCAGACCACCCTTGGACGGGGCTCACAGGCCACAGGGGTCTCTGGGCACTGGGTGCGGGTCTTGGCCCCCTGGACCTGCAACACCTTCCCCTTGCCCTGTGGGGCTGTGTTCAGGTCCCTGGAGGCCGTCTCAGGCCTGGAGAGCAACAGCAGGGTCTTCACAGTACAGGTGCAGGGGCTGCTGCAGCTTCAGGTGAGGCTGGGCTGGGTGTCAGCGAGAGGGCTCGGTGCACTCAGGGGCCGGGCCGGGTGTGAGCTTGGGTGCACTCAGGGGCCGGGTGTGAACTCGGGTGCACTCAGGGGCCAGGTGTGAACTCGGGTGCACTCAGGGGCCGGGTGTGGGTTCGGATGCACTCAGGGGCCGGGCTGGGTGTGGGCTCGGGTGCACTCAGGGGCCGGGTGTGAACTTGTGTGCACTCAGGGGCCGGGTGTGAGATCGGGTGCACTCAGGGGCCGGGTGTGAACCCGGGTGCACTCAGGGGCCGGGTGTGGGCTCGGGTGCACTCAGGGGCCGGGTGTGAGATCGGGTGCACTCAGGGGCCGGGTGTGAACCCGGGTGCACTCAGGGGCCGGGTGTGGGCTCGGGTGCACTCAGGGGCCGGGTGTGAGATCGGGTGCACTCAGGGGCCGGGTGTGAACCCGGGTGCACTCAGGGGCCAGGTGTGGGCTCGGGTGCACTCAGGGGCCGAGTGTGAACTTGTGTGCACTCAGGGGCCGGGTGTGAACCCGGGTGCACTCAGGGGCCAGGTGTGGGCTCGGGTGCACTCAGGGGCCGGGTGTGAACCCGGGTGCACTCAGGGGCCAGGTGTGGGCTCGGGTGCACTCAGGGGCGGAGTGTGAACTCGTGTGCACTCGGGCCGGGTGTGAGCTCGGGTGCACTCAGGGGCCGGGTGTGGGCTCGGGTGCACTCAGGGGCTGGGTGTGGGCTCGGATGCACTCAGGGGCCGGGCTGGGTGTGAGCTTGGGTGCACTCAGGGGCGGAGTGTGAACTCGTGTGCACTCAGGGGCCGGGTGTGAGCTCGGGTGCACTCAGGGGCCGGGTGTGGGCTCGGGTGCACTCAGGGGCCGGGTGTGAGCTGAGCTCAGGTGCACTCGGGCTGGGTGTGAGCGGGAGGGCTCCGGTGCAACCAGGGGCCGGCTGTGAGCTCGGTGCACTCAGGGTGCAGACTTCTGGGGCCTCGGCACCTCCTAGCACAGGGCAGGTGGGCAGACGTTGGCCACCGGGTGGCTGGGTTGTGGCTGCGGTTGTGACGTCCCCGTGCTTCTTACAGGCTGGACAATACACTTCTGTGTTTGTGGACAATGGCTCCGGGGCCGTCCTCACCATCCAGGCGAGCTCCAGCTTCTCCGGGCTGCTCCTGGGCACGTGAGGGCGCCGAGGGGGGCTGGGTGAGGAGCTGCCGCCGGATCCCGGTACCCTCCCACTGATGCCCGTGGTCACCACAATAAAGAGCTCtccaccctccccaccaccctcGAGTGCTGCCTGGATGTTTCACTGGGGGTGGAGGCCGGGCTGCCAAGGTCAGTGGGAGATGGGTGGGGGCAGAAGGGTGCTGTTCACACGGGAGCCCAGTAGCTTGGAGTACGGGCCGTAGAGCCTCCCTCGGGGCCGACTTGCCTGGCCTGGGGTTATGGTGATGGCCACAGGCTGGGCGCTGCCCTGGCAGCCCCTGCAGGAGCCACGTCGACCTTGAGAACAAGGACCACTGTCTGTGCCGGCCCCACTCAGCTCTGCCCACGGCCTGTCCAGCCTTGCGGGGGCAGCAGGCCGTGGGGCACTGGAAGCCCCAGAGGTTGGGGAGCAGCACTGCTCTGGGCCCTCGGGAGGCCTGCGTCCTGTGGGGGGCTCTGTGCAGGGCAAGAAGACATGCAGGCCACACACGGGACTGCGTGCTTGCATGCGCTGGCCGCCGCAGGCGTGTGGAGTTGAAAGGCACCCCTGTGGGCTCAGGTGCACCCAGACCGTGCCGTGCCCGGGGCACCCAGGTGGAGCAGGGCTGGGACCAGCAGGCTTCTCCTCGCCTGCCCTTGGGATGGCCGCATCCTAATAACCAGGACCCCTCAGGGGCCTTAGGGGCCAGAATTGCCCCatggagggtggggtgggcccCATATGTGACCCACATGCCGCTGCCCCCTGGCAGGTCTTGTGGATt
Protein-coding regions in this window:
- the C1QTNF12 gene encoding adipolin isoform X1 — encoded protein: MRRWSWAVVVVLLGPQLVLLGGVGARREAQRTQQLGQRADLPNATASASSREGLPEAPKPSQASGPEFSDAHMTWLNFVRRPDDGTSRKRCGSRDKKPWDLFGPPGPPGPPGPPGPPGAEVTPETLLLEFQELLKEATEHRFSGLLDPLLPQGVGLRLVGEAFHCRLQGPHRVDKRTLVELHGFQAPAAQGAFLRGSGLSLASGRFTAPVSGIFQFSASLHVGLSPQTTVSCRARPGCGPGTWCVFSSVLSPCASATRPWRPSQAWRATAGSSQYRCRGCCSFRLDNTLLCLWTMAPGPSSPSRRAPASPGCSWAREGAEGGWVRSCRRIPVPSH
- the C1QTNF12 gene encoding adipolin isoform X2; this encodes MRRWSWAVVVVLLGPQLVLLGGVGARREAQRTQQLGQRADLPNATASASSREGLPEAPKPSQASGPEFSDAHMTWLNFVRRPDDGTSRKRCGSRDKKPWDLFGPPGPPGPPGPPGPPGAEVTPETLLLEFQELLKEATEHRFSGLLDPLLPQGVGLRLVGEAFHCRLQGPHRVDKRTLVELHGFQAPAAQGAFLRGSGLSLASGRFTAPVSGIFQFSASLHVDHSELQGKARLRARDVVRVLICIESLCQRHTSLEAVSGLESNSRVFTVQVQGLLQLQAGQYTSVFVDNGSGAVLTIQASSSFSGLLLGT